Genomic window (Caldinitratiruptor microaerophilus):
GTCCATGACCCCATTGAGCCGCCGGAGTGCCCGGCGGATGGACTCGGTGCACAGGGAGCAGTGCATCCCGCCGACCCTCAGATGCAGGGTGCTCAAACCCCGTCACTCCCGGCGTCGCCCGTCCGGCAGGGCCTCCTGCCCTACCGGGTGTGCTTGAAGAGCACCTCGATGATGTCGTCGTAGGCCGCCTGCACCTGTTCAGGGTCGCCGGACCGGATGGCGTCGGTGGCGCAGCGCTCGAGGTAGTTGCGCATCATGAGCTTCGTCACGTGACGAAGGGCCTCTTGGGCCGCGGAGAGCTGGACGAGGATCTCGATGCACGGCCGGTCCTCGTCGAGCATCTTCTTCAGGCCCCGGATCTGGCCCTCGATGGAGGACAGGCGCCGGTACGCGTTGGCCCGCAGTTCGGGCATGACGTGGCGGTTCGCAACGGGTAGTTCCTCCACGGTCCGTTCCCCCCCCCCCGGCGTCGGTGTCGTCCGCCATCACCCCCACCCCGTGGGGGTGTTATTCAACGAGAGATGGTACCCCCTTGCGGGGTCACTGTCAAGTCGGCGGGAGCCTTCTGCGACGGGGGCCTTCAACGGCCCGGCGGTGGCACTCCCCTGCGCTCGACACGCCATCGCCAGGGAAGCGAACAGTACCATCGGATCGCGGGCCACGATGGGCTGCCGGTGCATTCCTAAGTAGGGCGAGGCGGGTGAGGGCCAGGTCCGGAGAAGTGGCGCAGGCGGCCCCATTCGGGCCGCCTGCGCTTCAAGCCAGTGCCGCCGCGGCCGTCGCCGCCTGTAGCTGCTGCAACGACCACTGGCACTCCTCGATGCAGAGCCGCAGGTGGTGCGCACCCTCGCTCAGCATCTTCTTCGCCTGCGGATTCACATCCGCGGCAGCCATGTTGCGGAGCTGGGCTTCGACCTGCTGGCACTGCTGGATGCAGGCCTGAATGTCCTGATGGACCGGCATGCGCGCACCTCCTCGCGGCTCACGCCATCTGCATGACCTGCTCACAACCCCGGACGCACTGCTCGATGTGGTGCGCGCCCTGGGTGAGCATGTCCCGTACGGCGGAGTCCGGCACGTTGTTGGCGGCGGCGCGGAGCGTGTTGGCGGCCTGCACGCACTGCTGGATGCAGTTCTGGACCTGTTGCTTGTTCGCCACGGACCTTCACTCCCGTCTGCTCCGTCGTTCGCGCCCTGGACAGGGGGAAGTTTCGCGTCCCCTACCCACCACAGGTATGGTCCCCACCGGTCCCCACGAGCTTGCGCCGCATCGAGCGGAAGAACGTGGGAACCGGCGGCTGGCGAACGTCAAACGGCCTGCAGCTTACCGGCGCCGGACTGGTCGAGCATCCTGCGCAGGCGGCGGAGCGCGACGTGGAGCCGGGACTTGACGGTTCCGAGGGGGATCCCCAGCGTGCGGCCGATGGCGTCAAGCGACATGTCGTTGAGAAAACGGAGCACCACGACGACGCGATAGTGTTCGTCCAGACGACGGACCGCATCCCAGACCTCCCCCGGCGGGTCCGGCAACGACCGGCCGGGTTCGGGCCTCAGCTTCTCCGGCCGCCCGACGGGGACAAGGCGCCAGCGACGTCTCAGAATCTGCAGGGAACTGTTCACGACGATGCGCCGCATCCAGGGCACAAACGTCGCCTTCCCGCCCCGCAGGCGGCGATAGGCGAAAAACGCGTGGACCACGCTCTCCTGAAGGGCATCGCGGGCGTCCGCCTCGTTGCCGAGGAGCGCCAGCGCGAGCCGGTAGAGCTTGCCCTGCTCCGGCGCAAGCAACGTAAAGAATTCATTTTCCTCCGGCCGCATCCGGTCCGCCACGGGCACACCCCCCGTCCTCCCGGATCACGGTCAGGATAGCACCTGACTGTGAAGAACCGATGGAGGCGCTGCGGCGAGTTCTTCACATTTTCTACACAGAAGCACCTTAGAATCGGGGGCCGGAGGGATGAACTTGAACCGGTACCTCTCCTACGCGATGGTGGCGCTCGTCGCCGTGCTCCTGCTCGGGGGCAGCCTGCGGCCGGCCGGTGCCCGCGCGGGGGAGCGACCGGAGGTCGGGTACCGCGCCCCGGACTTCCAGGTCCTTGACCTGGAAGGGCGGCCGGTACGGCTCTCCGACTATCGGGGGGACGTGGTCTTCCTGAACTTCTGGGCCAGCTGGTGCCCCCCGTGCAAGGCCGAGATGCCCGAGATCCGGCGGCTGCACGAGGAAGGGTTGCCCGACCTGACCATCCTGGGGGTAGACCTCACCAACACGGAGGCGTCCCCCGAGGCGGTCGCCCGCTTCATGGCCGCGGGAGGCTACCGCTGGCGGGTCCCCCTCGACACGGATGGGGCAGTGGCCCGGGCATACAACGTCATCTCGATCCCGACCAGCTTCTTCATCGACGCCCGCGGCATCATCCGCAGCAAAGTCATCGGCCCGATGACCTATCCGGCCATGAAGGCAGAGTACGAACGGACCCTTGCCTGGAGGTGAAGCGGGGTGCCTGATGTCCTCGTTCTTGGACCTTTCAACATTCCCACGTACGGCGTGAGCCTGATCGTGGGCGTGCTGGTCTTCTCCGCCCTGGTGCCCCGCCTCGCCTCCACGTTCAGCCTGGGCCGTGCCATCGCGGAGGAGGTCGCCTCCCGGGCGGTCCTGGGGCTCATCGTCGGTGCCAAGCTGGCGGACGTCCTCCGCTCCCCCGCCACCTTCCTGGCACGCCCCCGGCTCCTGCTCGCTCTGCCCAGGGGCCCCGAGCCGCTGATCGGGGCACTCCTGGGCATGGTCTTGTTCACGCTGCCCGTCTGGTGGCCAGCAAGGCGCCACGCCGTGGGTCTCCTCGATATCGTGGCCGTGCCCCTGCTCACCATGGGAGCCGTCGTCTCGGCGGGCAGCGGCGGGCCGCGCGCGGTGCCACTCGGTCTCGGGTTCGCGCTGGCCGCCGCCGCCACGTATGCCTTGCGGACCCGCGGGCGCTTTCCTGGCCACGTTGCCCTGGCGGCGGTGGTCTTCGGTTCTCTTGCGGTGGCCGCGGGGGACCTCCTCGGTCCCGCGCCCGTCTCCCCGTTCGGCGTGAGCGGTACCCAGCTCGCCGCCGGTGCGGCGGGAGGCGGAGCCT
Coding sequences:
- a CDS encoding TlpA family protein disulfide reductase — translated: MNLNRYLSYAMVALVAVLLLGGSLRPAGARAGERPEVGYRAPDFQVLDLEGRPVRLSDYRGDVVFLNFWASWCPPCKAEMPEIRRLHEEGLPDLTILGVDLTNTEASPEAVARFMAAGGYRWRVPLDTDGAVARAYNVISIPTSFFIDARGIIRSKVIGPMTYPAMKAEYERTLAWR
- a CDS encoding prolipoprotein diacylglyceryl transferase family protein, giving the protein MPDVLVLGPFNIPTYGVSLIVGVLVFSALVPRLASTFSLGRAIAEEVASRAVLGLIVGAKLADVLRSPATFLARPRLLLALPRGPEPLIGALLGMVLFTLPVWWPARRHAVGLLDIVAVPLLTMGAVVSAGSGGPRAVPLGLGFALAAAATYALRTRGRFPGHVALAAVVFGSLAVAAGDLLGPAPVSPFGVSGTQLAAGAAGGGAYVAALWLERRVGRAPLQPQTPHPTAGG
- a CDS encoding metal-sensitive transcriptional regulator; the protein is MEELPVANRHVMPELRANAYRRLSSIEGQIRGLKKMLDEDRPCIEILVQLSAAQEALRHVTKLMMRNYLERCATDAIRSGDPEQVQAAYDDIIEVLFKHTR
- a CDS encoding RNA polymerase sigma factor; this translates as MADRMRPEENEFFTLLAPEQGKLYRLALALLGNEADARDALQESVVHAFFAYRRLRGGKATFVPWMRRIVVNSSLQILRRRWRLVPVGRPEKLRPEPGRSLPDPPGEVWDAVRRLDEHYRVVVVLRFLNDMSLDAIGRTLGIPLGTVKSRLHVALRRLRRMLDQSGAGKLQAV